In one Candidatus Nitronereus thalassa genomic region, the following are encoded:
- the modB gene encoding molybdate ABC transporter permease subunit, with protein sequence MNFPEMDWGPLWLTMQLAGVTVLVLMIVGTPLAWWLAFTKSRFRTMVEAVVALPLVLPPTVLGFYLLIALGPLGPIGGLWMDLTGSPLSFTFTGLVIASSFYSLPFVVQPLHGAFEAVGKKPLEAAWALGASKLDAFFSVASPMAIRGYLSAIVLGFAHTLGEFGVVLMVGGNIPGVTKVLSIAIYDHVEVLEYSQAHFLSAFLLIFSFVILTVVYTINRRLPVHVA encoded by the coding sequence ATGAATTTTCCTGAAATGGATTGGGGGCCCTTGTGGCTCACCATGCAATTAGCAGGAGTGACCGTGTTGGTCTTAATGATTGTCGGAACACCATTAGCATGGTGGCTCGCCTTCACGAAGTCGCGATTCAGAACCATGGTCGAAGCGGTCGTGGCGCTCCCCCTGGTGTTACCTCCGACGGTCCTCGGGTTTTATCTTCTTATTGCCCTTGGACCTCTTGGCCCCATTGGCGGACTTTGGATGGACCTAACTGGATCACCGCTTTCCTTTACCTTTACCGGGTTGGTAATCGCCTCGTCCTTCTATTCCTTGCCCTTTGTGGTGCAACCTCTACATGGAGCATTCGAAGCCGTCGGCAAAAAACCGTTAGAAGCCGCCTGGGCATTGGGGGCTTCAAAGCTCGACGCTTTCTTTAGCGTAGCCTCGCCGATGGCGATCCGTGGTTATTTAAGCGCAATTGTTTTGGGTTTCGCGCATACCCTTGGCGAATTCGGAGTCGTGCTGATGGTAGGTGGCAATATTCCCGGCGTGACGAAAGTTCTTTCGATTGCGATCTATGACCACGTCGAAGTGCTGGAATATTCCCAAGCGCATTTTCTTTCTGCGTTTCTGCTCATATTTAGTTTTGTCATTCTGACGGTTGTGTATACGATTAATAGGCGACTGCCGGTTCACGTCGCATGA
- the modC gene encoding molybdenum ABC transporter ATP-binding protein: MNQLDAKFQIEYPGFHLNVECIMPLDGTVAIFGASGSGKTTLLRCIAGLTRAPKGYLKFGKNIWQDEKNFLPIQKRRVGLVFQDARLFPHLNAKQNLEYGMKRTQPSKRQIHVDQVVDLLGLDKLLDRRTQHLSGGEQQRVAIGRALLTSPQLLLMDEPLASLDQERKKEILPFIQRLNQDLQIPVLYVSHDLNEMLQLANHMVLIKNGKVAATGTIQEVFARLDLPGLVEPNMVGAILETRVAEHEPEFGLTRVEFFGRSLFIPKQEMAVGSLLRVQIHARDVSVVVGAPAASSSVLNSLEATVIEIEESPIDQYAMEVKLDVGCPLLAMITRKSFHELNLHAGQKVHAHFKAVALS, encoded by the coding sequence ATGAATCAACTCGACGCCAAATTTCAGATTGAATATCCAGGTTTCCATTTGAATGTGGAATGTATCATGCCGCTTGATGGAACCGTGGCGATCTTTGGAGCGTCAGGGAGTGGAAAAACCACATTACTACGATGCATCGCTGGATTAACGCGTGCGCCGAAAGGGTATCTCAAATTCGGCAAGAATATTTGGCAAGACGAAAAGAACTTTCTTCCCATTCAAAAGAGACGAGTTGGGCTAGTATTCCAAGATGCTCGATTGTTTCCCCATCTCAATGCCAAACAGAATCTTGAATATGGGATGAAGAGAACTCAACCATCCAAACGACAAATACACGTTGACCAAGTGGTCGACTTGTTAGGTTTGGACAAACTTCTTGACCGTCGAACCCAACATCTTTCAGGAGGAGAGCAACAGCGGGTAGCAATTGGCCGAGCCTTGCTCACTAGCCCACAATTGCTCTTGATGGACGAACCGTTAGCCTCGCTTGATCAAGAACGAAAAAAAGAAATCCTTCCGTTCATTCAACGTCTCAATCAAGATTTACAAATTCCCGTGCTTTATGTCAGCCATGATCTCAACGAAATGTTACAACTGGCCAATCACATGGTCTTAATCAAAAATGGAAAGGTGGCAGCTACTGGAACGATTCAGGAAGTCTTTGCGAGGTTAGATCTGCCGGGACTGGTCGAACCGAACATGGTCGGCGCCATTCTTGAAACCAGGGTCGCGGAACATGAGCCAGAGTTTGGTTTAACCCGTGTGGAGTTTTTCGGACGATCACTCTTCATCCCAAAACAGGAAATGGCCGTTGGTTCCCTGTTGCGAGTCCAAATCCATGCCCGCGATGTGAGTGTCGTGGTTGGAGCACCAGCGGCTTCCAGCAGCGTGCTCAATTCTTTGGAAGCCACGGTGATTGAAATCGAAGAATCTCCAATTGATCAATACGCCATGGAAGTAAAACTAGACGTTGGCTGCCCGCTCCTCGCCATGATCACCAGAAAATCCTTCCACGAACTTAACCTCCACGCCGGCCAAAAAGTCCATGCCCACTTCAAAGCGGTGGCGTTGAGTTAG
- a CDS encoding J domain-containing protein, whose translation MINGKNYYQILGVPEDALLKEVQSAWRRLAKENHEDVVPEWERQAAKERMIVINEAYAVLSDENKRADYDNGHMLNGGSKIELVRSRVRRAKEIIQKPCSLITVEDIKMIESIIDYLERKNQEACFAKMSDLLLEQPSMAKYTVSLAFDEQLLNVETQLLDTLLEKASYVITFEKVYLYGEDIIGVTGKENKERNYNQLARILFHRQDLAKYFVYPAFQEQVSGCESSLLRTLLRVAPEVLTQEDFDNYVNSVNDIRWHIHHNLRSYNEQAIDWILRARPNLKRKPEKKKSKKELPFPLRSGS comes from the coding sequence ATGATTAACGGCAAAAATTACTACCAAATTCTCGGTGTGCCCGAAGACGCTCTTCTCAAGGAAGTACAGAGTGCCTGGCGGAGATTAGCCAAAGAAAATCATGAAGATGTCGTACCCGAATGGGAACGGCAAGCCGCCAAGGAGCGGATGATCGTCATCAACGAAGCCTATGCGGTCCTCAGTGACGAAAACAAGCGGGCCGACTATGACAATGGGCACATGCTTAATGGTGGATCAAAGATTGAACTGGTGAGGAGTCGAGTCAGAAGGGCAAAAGAAATCATTCAAAAACCATGCTCGCTGATTACCGTAGAAGATATCAAAATGATCGAGTCCATCATTGATTACCTTGAAAGAAAAAACCAAGAGGCCTGTTTTGCCAAAATGAGTGATTTGCTGCTCGAACAACCTAGCATGGCAAAATATACAGTTTCCCTAGCTTTTGATGAACAGCTCTTAAATGTAGAAACACAATTGCTGGACACCCTACTGGAAAAGGCGTCGTACGTCATCACGTTTGAAAAAGTCTATCTTTATGGAGAAGACATTATTGGGGTAACCGGCAAAGAAAACAAAGAAAGAAATTACAACCAACTGGCCCGAATCCTATTCCATCGTCAGGATTTGGCGAAATACTTTGTGTATCCAGCTTTTCAAGAGCAAGTCTCCGGATGCGAAAGCAGCCTCCTTCGAACTTTGCTACGCGTTGCCCCGGAAGTCCTGACGCAAGAGGATTTTGACAACTACGTCAATTCCGTCAACGACATCCGCTGGCATATCCATCACAACTTAAGAAGCTATAACGAACAAGCCATTGACTGGATTCTTCGGGCCAGACCAAACCTTAAGAGAAAACCAGAAAAGAAAAAATCTAAAAAGGAACTGCCCTTTCCATTACGGTCAGGGTCATGA
- the modC gene encoding molybdenum ABC transporter ATP-binding protein, with translation MFGASGSGKTTLLRCIAGLTRASKGYLKFGQDMWQDESTFLPIQKRRVGIVFQDARLFPHLNAKQNLEYGMKRIQLSDRHIHVEQVVELLGLEKLLERRGHQLSGGEQQRVAIGRALLISPQLLLMDEPLASLDQERKKEILPFIQRLNQDLQIPVLYVSHDLNEILQLANHMVLLKEGKVVATGPIQEVFARLDLPGLVEPNMVGAILETKVAEHEPEFGLTRVEFEGRSLFIPKQEMRVGAPLRVQIHARDVSLVVGAPAATSSVLNSLEATVLEIEESPIDQYAMEVKLDVGCPLLAMITRKSFHELNLHAGQKVHAHFKAVALI, from the coding sequence ATCTTTGGAGCGTCAGGGAGTGGAAAAACGACATTGTTACGGTGCATCGCTGGACTCACGCGTGCATCGAAAGGGTATCTCAAATTCGGTCAAGACATGTGGCAAGATGAAAGCACCTTTCTTCCCATTCAGAAAAGACGGGTAGGAATAGTGTTTCAGGATGCCCGCCTATTCCCGCATCTTAATGCCAAACAAAACCTTGAATATGGGATGAAACGGATTCAGCTCTCCGACCGACACATTCACGTTGAGCAAGTAGTTGAATTGTTAGGCCTGGAAAAGCTTTTAGAACGTCGAGGGCATCAGTTGTCAGGAGGGGAGCAGCAGCGGGTGGCGATTGGGAGGGCGCTGCTCATTAGCCCTCAATTGCTGTTAATGGATGAACCCTTAGCCTCTCTTGATCAGGAACGGAAAAAAGAAATTCTTCCCTTCATCCAACGGCTAAATCAAGATCTGCAAATTCCTGTTCTCTATGTCAGCCATGATCTCAATGAGATTTTACAATTGGCAAATCACATGGTTTTGCTGAAGGAAGGGAAGGTTGTCGCCACTGGCCCAATCCAAGAAGTGTTTGCCCGATTGGATCTACCAGGTTTGGTGGAACCAAACATGGTTGGCGCAATCCTCGAAACCAAGGTTGCCGAACACGAGCCCGAGTTTGGATTAACTCGTGTGGAGTTCGAAGGACGGTCGCTCTTTATTCCCAAACAGGAAATGCGAGTAGGTGCACCATTGCGAGTGCAAATTCACGCGCGCGATGTCAGTTTAGTAGTCGGCGCTCCCGCAGCAACCAGCAGCGTGCTCAATTCTTTGGAAGCCACGGTGCTTGAAATCGAAGAATCTCCAATCGACCAATACGCCATGGAAGTAAAACTAGACGTTGGCTGCCCGCTCCTCGCCATGATCACCAGAAAATCCTTCCACGAACTTAACCTCCACGCTGGCCAAAAAGTCCATGCCCACTTCAAAGCGGTGGCGTTGATTTGA
- a CDS encoding DEAD/DEAH box helicase, translating into MKFEKYPISDALKNNLSRLGFVRTTDIQFKAMPSIMAGEDVLAIAQTGTGKTAAFAIPIINQIDQWKRSQRSNGIQCIVMVPTHELAMQIGEVFAQLSKHTKVKAFAMYGGVEQDPQIHTLQKGIDVLITTPGRLFDLISQGYVLLNHVRTLVLDEADHMLDLGFIRDIHAIKRKLRHHHQTLFFSATINADIKKLAYSQVRTSAIRIQISPDNRVSKNVSHYVMFVEMDDKRFFLERFLTDNPESRVIVFVRTRVRAERVAKAMGRVGIDTLTIHGEKDQHDRAEVMKAFKAGACQILIATDVSARGIDIPDVHYVLNYDLPDKAENYVHRVGRTGRGVKKGIAISFCSKEEKPRLEEIQGFLDQEIDVIKLTKQDYALTVTHPSGEPSMEELRKEIEKDEEEQREKKKKRKPQKRKK; encoded by the coding sequence ATGAAGTTTGAAAAATATCCCATTTCAGATGCTTTGAAAAATAACCTGTCCCGACTCGGGTTTGTCAGAACAACGGACATCCAATTTAAAGCCATGCCCTCGATCATGGCGGGGGAAGATGTCCTGGCCATTGCCCAAACAGGAACGGGGAAAACGGCAGCCTTTGCCATCCCGATCATTAATCAGATCGACCAGTGGAAAAGGAGCCAACGTTCCAATGGTATCCAATGTATTGTCATGGTGCCAACGCACGAACTGGCGATGCAGATCGGAGAGGTCTTTGCTCAACTTTCCAAACACACCAAGGTCAAGGCGTTTGCCATGTATGGCGGCGTTGAGCAGGACCCGCAGATACACACACTTCAGAAGGGCATTGATGTGCTCATTACGACACCCGGCCGACTGTTTGATCTGATCAGTCAGGGGTATGTGCTGCTGAATCATGTGCGAACCCTGGTGTTGGATGAAGCCGATCACATGCTCGATCTCGGATTTATTCGAGATATTCATGCGATCAAAAGAAAGCTGCGACACCACCATCAAACGCTCTTTTTCTCAGCAACCATCAATGCCGACATCAAAAAACTGGCGTATTCTCAGGTGAGAACATCGGCGATCCGGATTCAAATCTCGCCGGACAACCGTGTCTCTAAAAATGTCTCGCACTATGTGATGTTCGTGGAAATGGATGATAAACGGTTTTTCCTTGAGCGTTTCTTGACTGATAATCCTGAGAGCCGGGTGATCGTGTTTGTCCGGACGCGAGTACGCGCGGAACGGGTCGCCAAGGCGATGGGTCGTGTCGGGATAGACACGCTAACGATTCATGGGGAAAAGGATCAGCATGACCGGGCTGAGGTGATGAAGGCCTTTAAAGCCGGGGCCTGTCAGATTTTAATCGCCACCGATGTCAGCGCACGCGGCATCGACATTCCCGATGTGCATTATGTGCTGAACTATGACTTGCCAGATAAGGCAGAAAACTACGTACATCGTGTAGGAAGAACCGGGCGTGGCGTCAAAAAGGGGATCGCGATTTCGTTCTGCAGCAAAGAAGAAAAGCCACGGCTTGAGGAGATTCAAGGGTTTTTAGATCAAGAGATCGATGTCATCAAACTCACGAAACAGGATTACGCCTTGACGGTAACACATCCCAGCGGGGAACCCAGTATGGAGGAATTGCGAAAAGAAATAGAGAAGGATGAGGAGGAGCAAAGGGAAAAAAAGAAAAAACGGAAACCTCAAAAGAGAAAAAAATAG
- a CDS encoding phage baseplate assembly protein V, with protein sequence MYPALVNDVKDPDQLGRVQVELPWAPAAEVSGSTLPGVGKAPPLQVWARLACPMAGAGRGTWWIPDVGDEVLVAFEGGNPGAPYVVGALWNGQDQPPESMDGEGNNDLKTLKTRSGVRLRINDKEGQESMELRTPAGQRIEIKDGSGGQVHIMDTNGNVIKLTSSGIEISSSAKVKINASTLDVSAATVKLKAALVDCDGIVKCETMQAKSVIASSYTPGAGNVW encoded by the coding sequence GTGTACCCGGCGCTGGTCAACGACGTAAAAGACCCTGATCAACTCGGTCGGGTGCAGGTCGAGTTGCCGTGGGCCCCTGCTGCGGAGGTATCTGGTAGTACGTTGCCTGGAGTCGGTAAAGCACCTCCGTTACAGGTTTGGGCTCGTCTCGCCTGCCCAATGGCTGGGGCGGGACGTGGGACCTGGTGGATTCCAGATGTTGGGGATGAGGTTTTGGTGGCGTTTGAAGGAGGCAACCCCGGCGCCCCCTATGTCGTCGGGGCCTTGTGGAACGGACAAGACCAACCGCCGGAGTCCATGGACGGGGAAGGGAACAACGACCTTAAAACTTTGAAGACCCGAAGCGGCGTGCGATTGCGGATCAATGATAAAGAAGGGCAGGAGTCGATGGAATTACGCACGCCTGCTGGACAGCGGATCGAGATTAAAGACGGCTCAGGAGGCCAGGTTCACATCATGGATACGAATGGTAATGTGATCAAATTGACATCAAGCGGGATTGAAATTTCCTCTTCGGCCAAGGTGAAAATCAATGCTTCTACGTTGGATGTTTCTGCAGCCACCGTCAAATTAAAGGCCGCATTGGTTGATTGTGATGGGATTGTGAAATGTGAAACCATGCAGGCCAAGAGCGTGATTGCTTCAAGCTACACACCGGGTGCCGGGAACGTCTGGTAG
- a CDS encoding contractile injection system protein, VgrG/Pvc8 family has product MLETSDFSVSLRPEILIDGTVVEKLGEHLLEMQLTSSVQGHAVASARFLNWGSSSSSSEPNFLYFDQAYLDFGRKIMFRVKSGDSALILFSGQITAIEGHTTLSYPPEIVITAEDRLSDFGLLIRNRIFESVTDADILNVIAGEHGLTPQISLGGPTHERVVQFNQTDLGFCFERVRAAGGELWIEDNTLHAVTREERMSGPIDLAMGKNLIQFHARADLQGQGTELRVTGWDVGMKQRITGVGKDSSLGGSVSAGGQTAAKILKEFTGGHTLIHEVKSLPTSGEQAQTLAKQFYREKAGEFVRATGKALDHPELRVGTVVNISQVGSFFEGDYYLIAVTHSFSSLTGFQTEFVAERAWLNRKAPRRSKKEVTGDNTIRKKPILPRKPISTNPRNTSRPVVRRVPGAGQRRKRP; this is encoded by the coding sequence ATGTTAGAGACCTCGGATTTTTCTGTAAGCTTGCGACCCGAAATTCTGATCGATGGTACGGTGGTCGAAAAGCTTGGTGAACACCTTCTGGAAATGCAGTTGACCTCTTCCGTGCAGGGCCATGCGGTGGCTTCCGCTCGATTCCTGAATTGGGGAAGTTCATCGTCGAGTTCGGAACCCAATTTTCTCTATTTTGATCAGGCATATCTAGATTTTGGGCGGAAGATCATGTTTCGAGTCAAATCCGGGGATTCGGCGCTGATTCTTTTTTCCGGGCAGATTACTGCCATTGAGGGACACACCACTCTTTCGTATCCGCCGGAAATCGTTATTACCGCAGAGGATCGTTTATCGGATTTTGGCCTGCTGATACGAAACCGAATTTTTGAATCCGTGACCGACGCTGACATTTTGAACGTCATTGCTGGTGAGCACGGCCTCACTCCTCAAATTTCGCTTGGTGGCCCGACGCATGAACGTGTGGTGCAATTTAACCAAACTGATCTGGGGTTTTGTTTTGAACGTGTACGGGCGGCTGGTGGGGAATTGTGGATTGAAGACAACACGCTGCATGCCGTGACACGCGAGGAGCGGATGTCTGGTCCCATTGATCTGGCCATGGGTAAAAATCTCATTCAATTTCACGCGCGGGCAGATCTCCAAGGACAAGGCACAGAGTTGCGCGTCACTGGCTGGGATGTTGGTATGAAACAACGCATTACCGGAGTTGGCAAAGACTCAAGCTTGGGAGGCTCTGTGAGCGCAGGGGGCCAAACCGCGGCCAAGATTTTGAAAGAATTCACTGGTGGTCATACTCTTATCCACGAAGTGAAGAGTCTGCCTACTTCGGGAGAACAGGCCCAGACGCTTGCTAAACAATTTTATCGAGAAAAAGCCGGTGAGTTTGTGCGCGCCACAGGAAAAGCTTTGGACCATCCCGAGCTGCGTGTCGGTACGGTGGTAAACATTTCACAAGTAGGTTCATTTTTTGAGGGAGATTATTATCTTATAGCCGTCACTCATTCGTTTTCGTCGCTCACAGGTTTCCAAACTGAATTTGTAGCCGAACGTGCCTGGTTGAATCGCAAGGCTCCGCGCCGTTCGAAAAAGGAGGTCACAGGTGATAACACCATTCGAAAGAAACCAATCCTACCACGCAAGCCCATATCCACGAATCCGCGAAATACCAGCCGACCGGTGGTTCGGCGTGTACCCGGCGCTGGTCAACGACGTAAAAGACCCTGA